The Candidatus Omnitrophota bacterium genome contains a region encoding:
- a CDS encoding ATP-binding protein: MFDSIEELLQKIRLGEDTSLELKTISFKGDKISGPARENLADELAAMANTHDGVLVLGVDDKTKEITGIIPAEKLETVEKFVFEICNESIKPPIVFRSFRLELPDSAGTLQPVLKVEIPRSLFVHESPGGYFHRQGSSKRKMPPDYLARLFQQRSQARLIRFEEQPVPQSGLNDLSGDLWRRFTTRSNESEETVLLKRNLLTKEENGVIRVSVAGVLLCSMHPEHFLPNAFIESVRYRGTQQDSNYQIDAQRIRGPLDHQIDQAMAFLKRNQRIAADKVLHRIDIPQFSERAVFEAVVNAVTHRDYSIFGSKIRFFMFDDRLEVYSPGSLPNTVTIENIALRQATRNELITSLLAETPIAESIENVGRGFYMEKRGDGVPIILRESEKLSGIKPIYKLIDDSELLLTIYAAPTRRPIS, encoded by the coding sequence ATGTTTGATAGTATAGAGGAATTATTACAGAAAATACGCCTTGGCGAAGACACCTCGCTGGAATTAAAAACAATATCCTTTAAAGGAGACAAAATATCCGGCCCTGCGCGGGAAAACCTTGCCGACGAGCTGGCCGCAATGGCTAATACGCACGATGGCGTATTAGTATTGGGAGTGGATGACAAGACAAAAGAGATCACGGGCATTATCCCTGCGGAAAAACTGGAGACAGTTGAAAAGTTTGTGTTTGAAATTTGCAACGAGAGCATAAAGCCGCCCATCGTTTTTCGGTCGTTTCGATTAGAGTTGCCTGACAGCGCCGGGACATTGCAACCCGTTCTAAAAGTGGAAATACCCCGCAGCTTATTCGTTCACGAAAGCCCGGGCGGCTACTTTCATCGCCAAGGTAGTTCGAAGCGGAAAATGCCGCCCGATTATCTTGCGCGTCTTTTTCAACAGCGCAGCCAGGCGCGATTAATTCGATTCGAAGAACAGCCAGTCCCTCAGTCAGGATTAAACGATCTTTCCGGAGATTTATGGCGCCGGTTTACAACTCGTTCCAACGAGTCCGAAGAAACGGTCTTGCTAAAACGGAATTTGCTGACCAAGGAAGAAAATGGCGTAATCCGCGTTTCAGTAGCTGGCGTTTTGCTCTGCAGCATGCATCCAGAACACTTTCTACCCAATGCCTTTATCGAATCTGTTCGTTATCGTGGAACTCAGCAGGACTCAAATTACCAAATTGATGCGCAACGAATACGAGGGCCGCTGGATCATCAAATCGATCAAGCGATGGCTTTTTTGAAAAGAAACCAACGTATTGCGGCGGATAAAGTTCTTCACAGAATTGATATTCCTCAATTTAGTGAAAGAGCTGTTTTTGAGGCTGTAGTCAATGCCGTGACTCACCGCGATTATTCCATCTTTGGATCGAAAATACGTTTCTTTATGTTTGACGATCGTTTAGAGGTTTACTCTCCTGGCTCTCTTCCGAACACTGTCACCATTGAAAATATTGCCCTGCGGCAAGCAACGCGAAATGAGCTGATAACCAGTCTCCTCGCAGAAACGCCTATAGCAGAATCTATCGAAAATGTTGGACGTGGATTTTATATGGAAAAGCGAGGGGATGGCGTTCCAATTATCTTGAGAGAGAGCGAAAAACTATCAGGGATAAAACCCATCTACAAATTGATAGATGATTCCGAACTACTCCTTACTATTTATGCAGCGCCGACAAGGAGACCAATCTCCTAA